In Streptomyces sp. NBC_00878, a single window of DNA contains:
- a CDS encoding methylmalonyl-CoA mutase yields the protein MARESESGRPIEPVYGPDALEGWDPAEKLGEPGGYPFTRGVYPSMYTGRPWTMRQYAGFGTAVESNARYKQLIAHGTAGLSVAFDLPTQMGHDSDAPLAHGEVGKVGVAIDSIDDMRVLFGGIPLDKVSTSMTINAPAALLLLMYQLVGEEQGVPAAQLTGTIQNDVLKEYIARGTYIFPPKPSLRLIADIFKYCRAEIPRWNTISISGYHMAEAGASPAQEIAFTLADGIEYVRTAVAAGMDVDDFAPRLSFFFVSRTTLLEEVAKFRAARRIWARVMREEFGARDPKSLMLRFHTQTAGVQLTAQQPEVNLVRVAVQGLAAVLGGTQSLHTNSFDEAIALPTDKSARLALRTQQVLAYETDVTATVDPFAGSYVIEKMTDDVEAAAVELMDRVEDLGGAVNAIEQGFQKGEIERSAYRIAQETDAGERVVVGVNRFQLDAEEPYEPLRVDPAIEAQQAERLAKLRAERDRAAVDAALTALKKAAQGEDNVLYPMKEALRARATVGEVCNALRGVWGTYVPSDAF from the coding sequence ATGGCGCGCGAGTCGGAATCCGGACGGCCGATCGAGCCGGTCTACGGGCCGGATGCCCTGGAGGGCTGGGATCCGGCGGAGAAGCTGGGCGAGCCGGGCGGGTATCCGTTCACCCGTGGTGTCTACCCCTCCATGTACACGGGTCGGCCGTGGACGATGCGGCAGTATGCCGGGTTCGGTACGGCGGTCGAGTCGAACGCGCGCTACAAGCAACTGATCGCGCACGGCACCGCGGGTCTGTCGGTCGCCTTCGACCTGCCCACGCAGATGGGCCACGACAGCGATGCCCCGCTCGCACACGGCGAGGTGGGCAAGGTGGGGGTCGCGATCGACTCGATCGACGACATGCGGGTGCTGTTCGGCGGGATCCCGCTGGACAAGGTCTCCACGTCGATGACGATCAACGCGCCCGCGGCCCTGCTCCTGCTGATGTACCAACTGGTCGGCGAGGAACAGGGAGTTCCGGCAGCGCAGCTCACCGGCACGATCCAGAACGACGTGCTGAAGGAGTACATCGCGCGGGGTACGTACATCTTCCCGCCCAAGCCCTCCCTGCGGCTGATCGCGGACATCTTCAAGTACTGCCGGGCGGAGATCCCGCGCTGGAACACGATCTCGATCTCCGGGTATCACATGGCGGAGGCGGGTGCCTCGCCCGCTCAGGAGATCGCGTTCACGCTCGCCGACGGCATCGAGTACGTCCGTACCGCGGTCGCCGCCGGGATGGATGTGGACGACTTCGCGCCCCGGCTGTCGTTCTTCTTCGTCTCCCGTACGACGCTGTTGGAAGAGGTGGCCAAGTTCCGTGCGGCGCGCAGGATTTGGGCGCGGGTGATGCGCGAGGAGTTCGGCGCGCGCGACCCCAAGTCGCTGATGCTGCGCTTCCATACGCAGACGGCCGGGGTACAGCTGACCGCGCAGCAGCCGGAGGTGAACCTGGTCCGGGTCGCCGTGCAGGGCCTGGCGGCGGTCCTTGGCGGTACCCAGTCCCTCCACACCAACTCGTTCGACGAGGCGATCGCCCTGCCGACGGACAAGAGCGCCCGCCTCGCGTTGCGTACGCAGCAGGTGTTGGCCTACGAGACGGACGTGACCGCGACCGTCGACCCCTTCGCGGGCTCGTATGTGATCGAGAAGATGACCGACGACGTCGAGGCGGCCGCCGTCGAGTTGATGGACAGGGTCGAGGACCTGGGCGGCGCGGTCAACGCGATCGAGCAGGGGTTCCAGAAGGGCGAGATCGAGCGCTCGGCGTACCGCATCGCCCAGGAGACCGATGCCGGTGAGCGGGTCGTGGTCGGCGTCAACCGCTTCCAGCTCGACGCGGAGGAGCCGTACGAGCCCCTCCGCGTCGACCCGGCCATCGAGGCCCAGCAGGCCGAACGCCTCGCGAAGCTGCGGGCCGAGCGCGACCGGGCGGCGGTTGACGCGGCCCTGACCGCCCTGAAGAAGGCGGCCCAGGGCGAGGACAACGTCCTCTACCCGATGAAGGAAGCGCTGCGGGCGCGGGCGACGGTGGGGGAGGTGTGCAATGCCCTGCGGGGGGTTTGGGGGACTTACGTGCCGTCGGATGCCTTCTGA
- a CDS encoding L,D-transpeptidase family protein: MRIPVMWRTVAAATAVAALVAVSGCTVQTVGPTAGETSAGRTPAGTSPDSTAPGSTSSSPAGTSPTGTSPAPSGSPDDARPSKPPKSTEPPAPAPEVLWSRGDRGKDVRELQARLRQVFWLYEGPTGTYGDATATAVKGFQGKRGLPKTGKTDSVTWQRLLGMTREPAKWELYASGGRPAAKPDPRCLTGRALCISKATRTLRWMIDGRTVSTMDVRFGSQYTPTREGVFNVYFKSRHHVSTIYDSPMPYAMFFSGGQAVHYSSDFAARGYYGASHGCVNVRDEGKIAALFAQVRNGDKVVVYW; this comes from the coding sequence ATGCGTATCCCGGTCATGTGGAGGACAGTCGCGGCGGCGACGGCGGTGGCGGCTCTCGTCGCGGTGAGCGGATGCACCGTCCAGACCGTCGGCCCGACCGCAGGGGAAACATCCGCCGGTAGGACACCGGCCGGTACGTCACCGGACAGCACGGCACCGGGCAGTACGTCATCGTCACCAGCCGGTACGTCTCCGACAGGTACGTCTCCGGCGCCCAGCGGTTCTCCGGACGACGCGAGGCCGTCGAAGCCGCCGAAGTCCACTGAGCCGCCCGCGCCCGCCCCCGAGGTCCTGTGGTCGAGGGGCGACCGGGGCAAGGACGTACGGGAGCTGCAGGCCCGGCTGCGTCAGGTCTTCTGGCTCTACGAGGGCCCGACAGGGACGTACGGCGACGCGACGGCCACCGCGGTGAAGGGCTTCCAGGGCAAGCGGGGCCTGCCGAAGACCGGGAAGACGGACTCGGTGACATGGCAGCGGCTGCTGGGCATGACGCGCGAGCCGGCCAAGTGGGAGCTGTACGCGTCGGGCGGCCGGCCGGCCGCGAAGCCGGACCCGCGCTGTCTGACGGGCCGGGCGCTGTGCATCAGCAAGGCGACCCGCACCCTGCGCTGGATGATCGACGGCCGCACGGTCTCGACGATGGACGTGCGCTTCGGCTCGCAGTACACACCTACCCGGGAAGGTGTCTTCAACGTCTACTTCAAGTCGCGTCACCATGTGTCGACGATCTATGACTCGCCCATGCCGTACGCGATGTTCTTCAGCGGCGGCCAGGCGGTCCACTACTCCTCGGACTTCGCGGCGAGGGGCTACTACGGAGCCTCGCACGGCTGCGTGAACGTACGGGACGAGGGGAAGATCGCGGCGCTGTTCGCCCAGGTGAGGAACGGCGACAAGGTCGTCGTCTACTGGTGA